The Macadamia integrifolia cultivar HAES 741 chromosome 3, SCU_Mint_v3, whole genome shotgun sequence genome segment GGTCAACAGAAGGGTAAAAAAAACATGTGAGAAGGCAAGAAGTACCATCGAGGTTAGAAAATGGCGGCAGAGAATCCGGTAGCTTCCATGGGGTCGCTCACCAAACTTGGATTTCATCCTTCACTTTGAAGTAGGGATCACCAATTAATCTTACTTTAAGGTAATCAAAATAGATAATATTTGACTTAATTTTTCTTAATTCCATGCACTGCCCTCAATAAAAATCACTAAAGACAGTCCGTTTCACACCACAAACttcatttaaaataaatttgaaaaataccCCCAATTAAGGTTGCGGTAGCGTGATTTTGACACCATGGAGGGGCGCTTCAGAGATTTCGCAAAGATGCCTCCTAATATTAAAACAGAATGTCTTCAAATTACTATATTTAGATTATAATTACTAATTAAGATATAATTAACACTGTAACAGATCAGAAAGCAGATGGAACAGACAAGTATACAATATTAGATTACAAGTCTAAAGTCATTAGATAGACAGGGTCAATGTTTCAATCTATTTTATTTCCATATAGAGAAAAAGTCAAACAACCCCTTTGAAACTTGCAAGTGTAATGGAAAATTCCTATTCATTCTCAGCCTCTATCAAATCCACTTGACCTAAAAATCTGCCAACACAGCCTGGGAAGATGGTATCAAATCGGGTATCGGTCACTTTTAAAATCGTTATGATAGTGATACGGTATCGATGTATCGTATCAAACAATTTTactcttcattttctttaaaggggtttttttttttttggtattttaccattttttgtATTGTTTCATCATTTAGGCTATATTTACTAGTCATTCAgcttcataaacaacatttcatgtcaaaaacagaattttcaatttttgtatcaaaatgtcattttaaaacaaaaaaattgtatttagTAAATTTGTTTCGGGAACGATTACCCtaattgttcacttttttttcgtTTGGAACGAAACCAAAATGACTGAATAAAGTTTCGTCATTACATCATTTTACGTTTCTAGAAAACACCAAATTGACACTAaaactttattccatttttttgttctcatagaATAAAAAACATCTGAAACATTTTTCTAAATGACTACCTAACCCAGCCTTATACATTATTGGCATAGTACTAATATTGGGTGAATATATTACCTCAAACTATACTGGTAAGTAACTTTTTaaaagagtgagagagactAATTATGTGGCTCTAGCAGGCAATGGAAGCATGCACCCTTGCGACCAACAGCCCCGGGGGGTTGTCATTTCACCACCCTATGTATAGGATTACattcttttctccattaaagaataTCAGTACTGGTATCGGCTGGCCAGTACCAGATCATTGTTACAGTCCATAATAAGGGTATAACCATCTGATACATCCGATCCATATCGGGATGAAAATCAATATTGGCCGATCCGTATCGGTATTTAAAACAATGATCTGGATTCGTGTCAAACTTAATAATCAATGTTTGACCGATCTGGTTTCGATTTTTGAATCATTGGTGGGAAGCTTGAACCGGTATGCGGATGCCAACCATCTTGAGGTCCCCAAAATAGTATTAGTTTGTTTCGCCACCGAGGGAACCGATTTCCGGCACAGGTAGATCACGTCCGTACACGTGCTAAAATCACAACTGTCTAGATATCTACCACTGTTCCTCAACGTTCTATTTATAAAAGTAccgacctcaccaatctccGAGTTTAGTCcttttgattcaatttttacccttttttttccgGTTTCTCTGACAGTAATCTATCGGCTCTCCGTATTTGCGTCGCAGCTTTCGGGTTTCTTGTGATCAaagtttcttcttccttccccctTTATCGTTAATTAAATACagactcttcttcttcttcttcatcttcacccTCTTGGGTCGCCTTCCTTTcgccctttcttcttctttgatgagGAACGTTTAAGGTAGAGAATGAGAGACGATTCAACAGGAGGTACCATGTTTGCAGAATCGGACACTGTTTCCCGATCTAAATTCGGTAATTTCCTACATTCTGATCCAAGTTTTCCAACTCCGACCGACGAAGACGATAATTTCCAACCTCGTAAAAGCAGCGTCTCTGAAGCGAGCCCTGCTTACTACGACCGCAGCCCCATGAGTCCAGACAATTCCCCTTATAATATGTCCCCTTGGGATGTGACTTCATCTCCTTACAGCAAATCTCCATGGACAAGAACCTCTCCTATAAGTCCCTTCGATGAGAATTTCCCCACCAATGGCTTAATCGGATCTTTAGTCCGTGAAGAAGGTCACATTTACTCTTTGGCAGCTTCAGGGGAATTGCTCTACACCGGATCTGATAGCAAGAACATTCGCGTCTGGAAGAATCAAAAGGAGTTCTCTGGTTTCAAATCAAACAGTGGATTGGTTAAAGCGATAGTTATCTGTGGTGAAAAGATCTTTACCGGTCACCAGGATGGGAAGATTCGTGTGTGGAGGGTTTCCACTAAAAACCCTAGCGTTTACAAACGCTCCGGTGCTTTACCTACCTTGAAGGAATTCATTAAAAGCTCCCTCAAGCCAAGCAATTACGTTGAGGTAAGGCGTCACAGGAATGGTCTCTGGATCAAGCATTTCGATGCTATATCTTGTCTCAGCTTGAATGAGGATCAAGGTTTGCTCTACTCTGGTTCCTGGGATAAAACCTTCAAAGTTTGGAGAATCAAAGACTCTAAATGCTTGGAATCGATAAACGCTCACGACGACGCCGTGAACTCCGTCGTCGCCGGTTTCGATGGTTTGGTCTTCACCGGCTCGGCCGACGGCAGCGTTAAAGTGTGGCGGAGAGAAATAAGTGGAAAAGGAACGAAACACTTCTTTTCACATACATTGCTGAAACAGGAATGTGCAGTAACGGCGTTAGCCGTGAATCCGTCGTCGTCAATTGTTTACTGTGGCTCATCTGACGGACTCGTTAACTTCTGGGAGCGTGACAAGCAGCTTTCACACGGT includes the following:
- the LOC122073288 gene encoding protein JINGUBANG-like, with product MRDDSTGGTMFAESDTVSRSKFGNFLHSDPSFPTPTDEDDNFQPRKSSVSEASPAYYDRSPMSPDNSPYNMSPWDVTSSPYSKSPWTRTSPISPFDENFPTNGLIGSLVREEGHIYSLAASGELLYTGSDSKNIRVWKNQKEFSGFKSNSGLVKAIVICGEKIFTGHQDGKIRVWRVSTKNPSVYKRSGALPTLKEFIKSSLKPSNYVEVRRHRNGLWIKHFDAISCLSLNEDQGLLYSGSWDKTFKVWRIKDSKCLESINAHDDAVNSVVAGFDGLVFTGSADGSVKVWRREISGKGTKHFFSHTLLKQECAVTALAVNPSSSIVYCGSSDGLVNFWERDKQLSHGGVLRGHKLAVLCLAAAGNLVFTGSADKTICVWRREGGNHSCLSVLTGHTGPVKCLAHEEDRESTASDQRWIVYSGSLDKSVKVWRVSEQAPDLQQMQAMQNYMAESYANQDGYTTNQSFSFPGTGKKRH